One window of the Aquila chrysaetos chrysaetos chromosome 8, bAquChr1.4, whole genome shotgun sequence genome contains the following:
- the CD3D gene encoding T-cell surface glycoprotein CD3 delta chain isoform X2 gives MWRGKALVTWALLTSLATASWGIQVILKEVSGKVFLQCVTDRQSHFVWLKDGKTIGNGTQLDLGAVYNDPRGVYTCQSENEKERGDLQVHYRMCQNCIEVDAPTISGIVVADVVATIFLAVAVYCITGQDKGRMSRASDRQNLIANEQLYQPLGERDDGQYSRLAPAKARK, from the exons ATGTGGAGGGGAAAGGCCCTGGTCACTTGGGCGCTCCTCACCAGCCTGGCCACGGCCAGCTGGGGCATCCAAG TAATCCTGAAAGAAGTCAGTGGGAAGGTGTTCCTGCAATGCGTAACAGACAGGCAAAGTCACTTCGTATGGCTGAAAGATGGGAAAACGATAGGAAATGGAACACAACTGGACTTGGGTGCAGTTTACAACGATCCCAGAGGCGTCTATACATGTCAATCGGAAAACGAAAAGGAACGCGGTGACCTCCAGGTGCACTATCGAA TGTGCCAGAACTGCATCGAAGTGGACGCTCCCACCATCTCGGGGATCGTGGTCGCAGATGTTGTTGCCACCATCTTCCTGGCGGTTGCTGTGTATTGCATCACTGGCCAGGACAAGGGACGCATGTCACGAG cttCTGACAGGCAGAACCTGATTGCCAACGAGCAGCTCTACCAG cCCCTTGGCGAGCGGGACGATGGACAGTACAGCCGGCTGGCACCTGCCAAGGCCCGCAAGTGA
- the MPZL3 gene encoding myelin protein zero-like protein 3, whose protein sequence is MRCGEAVAAGGGRRLLLLPRGLLLLLGVCRALSLEIKASPKVRAFLGEQVSLQCSFKSSSPITESLTVDWTYRPLTGGQMESIFHYQSVPYPTTVGKFKDRISWVGNVAKGDASIAIQSPVMSDNGTFICSVKNPPDVYHNIPQTMLIVAERGLSFQLTSAVLLSILVFLPSVVVVVLLLVRMGRKFGVLKEKKKSGCKKSSIEVSDEPEHMETDSCLGKLRDWFLNCVDTDEEDPY, encoded by the exons ATGCGGTGTGGCGAGGCGGTGgcagccggcggcggccgccgcctcctcctccttccgCGGGGGCTCCTGCTTCTGCTCG GTGTCTGCAGAGCTCTTTCCCTGGAAATTAAAGCCAGTCCTAAAGTGCGAGCTTTCCTTGGTGAACAAGTATCGCTGCAATGCTCATTCAAATCCAGTTCTCCCATCACTGAGAGCCTGACGGTAGACTGGACATACCGGCCCCTCACAGGTGGTCAGATGGAGTCT ATTTTTCATTATCAGTCTGTTCCATACCCAACAACAGTGGGAAAGTTCAAAGACAGGATATCCTGGGTTGGGAATGTTGCCAAGGGTGATGCTTCCATTGCTATCCAAAGCCCAGTGATGAGTGACAATGGGACGTTCATCTGCAGCGTGAAGAATCCTCCAGACGTGTACCATAACATTCCCCAGACAATGCTGATAGTTGCGGAGAGGG gcctttccttccagctaacttcagcagtgctgctgtccATTTTAGTATTTCTCCCCTCCGTCGTTGTGGTCGTTCTGCTGTTGGTAAGGATGGGAAGGAAATTTGGAGtactaaaggagaaaaaaaaatctggctgtaAGAAATCCTCCATCGAAGTGTCTGATGA gccTGAACATATGGAGACAGACAGCTGCTTGGGTAAACTCAGAGACTGGTTTCTGAACTGTGTG GACACGGATGAGGAAGACCCATACTGA
- the LOC115344579 gene encoding uncharacterized protein LOC115344579, producing the protein MRNLAAPGTGVGEVGRGVRKRKCEYTVRSSAGNSEKQTLREEKWTLRARPGMPWQRDNRELTSTPIGVPWGTPPAIRVWMMLLWYLLVGHTVSGNVSHQPFKWSLIQLEHSVVIQTRITPGAPSFTAHLSSLIRSYHGWAPIDENTRKYTVQHKAFYMCPANNPGKEYCNHPAEYYCAYWGCETIASEWAPGGGKDQFLTVGWGPSGCQKPTYGPQGTIRGGTCWHIYLNISKPEDLGWTIGRTWGIRFWEPGTDTGGIILIRKEPVPNEPSGVGPNPVYNGQATGGVRKMKKRLGNTTELV; encoded by the coding sequence ATGAGAAACCTcgctgctccaggcaccggagtaGGCGAAGTAGGCAGAGGCGTACGGAAAAGGAAGTGTGAGTACACCGTGAGATCATCGGCGGGTAATAGCGAGAAACAGACACTTCGAGAGGAAAAATGGACTCTGAGAGCCCGACCAGGTATGCCCTGGCAAAGAGATAATCGGGAATTGACATCGACACCTATTGGTGTTCCTTGGGGAACCCCACCAGCAATCCGTGTTTGGATGATGTTACTGTGGTATTTGCTTGTTGGGCATACGGTATCTGGCAATGTCAGCCATCAACCCTTCAAATGGTCACTAATACAATTAGAACACTCAGTTGTCATACAAACCAGAATTACCCCGGGCGCTCCCTCTTTCACGGCCCACTTAAGTTCCCTAATAAGGTCATACCATGGATGGGCCCCCATTGATGAGAATACTCGCAAGTATACAGTTCAGCATAAAGCCTTTTATATGTGTCCAGCTAACAATCCAGGAAAAGAATATTGCAATCACCCAGCTGAATATTACTGTGCATATTGGGGCTGTGAAACAATAGCATCAGAATGGGCACCAGGGGGAGGAAAAGACCAATTTTTAACTGTAGGATGGGGACCGTCAGGATGTCAAAAACCCACCTATGGGCCTCAAGGTACGATTCGAGGAGGCACATGTTGGCATATTTATCTTAACATTTCGAAACCTGAGGATCTAGGATGGACTATAGGGAGAACATGGGGAATCAGGTTTTGGGAACCAGGCACTGATACAGggggaataattttaataagGAAGGAACCAGTGCCCAATGAACCCTCCGGTGTGGGACCAAATCCAGtatacaatggccaagctacgggaggggttagaaaaatgaaaaaaagactggGAAACACAACAGAGTTggtatga
- the CD3E gene encoding T-cell surface glycoprotein CD3 epsilon chain isoform X1 encodes MGLFYHTCSVSFLAACRFHWKHQPQGCQSDVVEKSKRRRNTRMRLEQSLPLLGLLLCVVGTAAQEEFLVEISGTTVTITCPLTADSITWKLTGMTEVIHERKYVIENHDSSPTNVSCSTEGKKYEMYLNARVCTNCEELDALAVTGIITADLLITFGVLILVYYFSKDRKGRASAGAGSRPRGQKMQRPPPVPNPDYEPIRKGQREVYAGLESRGF; translated from the exons ATGGGCTTATTTTATCATACGTGTTCCGTGTCTTTCTTGGCTGCTTGCAGGTTTCACTGGAAACA CCAGCCTCAGGGATGCCAATCTGATGTGGtagagaaaagcaagagaaggagGAACACAAGGATGAGGTTGGAGCAGTCCTTGCCTCTCCTGGGACTCCTGCTGTGTGTGG TCGGCACCGCAGCTCAGGAGG AATTCCTGGTGGAGATTTCCGGAACCACGGTGACAATCACATGTCCCTTGACCGCAGACAGCATAACCTGGAAGTTAACAGGGATGACAGAAGTCATCCATGAGAGGAAGTACGTTATAGAGAATCACGACAGCTCTCCTACCAACGTGAGTTGTTCGACAGAGGGAAAGAAGTATGAAATGTACCTGAATGCCAGAG TGTGCACAAACTGTGAGGAGCTGGATGCCTTGGCTGTGACAGGGATCATCACTGCGGACCTTCTCATTACCTTTGGGGTGCTGATTCTGGTCTATTACTTCAGCAAAGACAGGAAGGGGAGAGCAAGCGCTGGCGCTGGCAGTCGGCCACGAG GTCAGAAGATGCAGCGTCCTCCCCCTGTTCCAAACCCGGACTATGAG CCCATCCGGAAAGGCCAGAGGGAAGTGTATGCAGGCCTGGAATCCAGGGGCTTCTGA
- the MPZL2 gene encoding myelin protein zero-like protein 2 — protein MHGPSWLGAVLFFGVQLQALWPAAAVEVYTSKEVDAVNGTNLRLKCTFSSSNPISQHLSVTWNFQPEDLSSHEPVFYYLKEPYKLSAGRFKERVTWDGNIERNDVSIVIWNLQPTDNGTFTCQVKNPPDVDGTIGEVRLRVVQKVHFSEIHFLAVAIGSACVLMIIVVTVVIICRHHQKKAQEKRIKVADTELREKENLKIREEKEASPLED, from the exons ATGCATGGCCCCAGCTGGCTGGGTGCTGTCCTCTTCTTTGGGGTACAGCTCCAAG CACTGTGGCCTGCGGCAGCCGTGGAAGTTTACACTTCCAAGGAGGTGGATGCTGTGAACGGCACTAACCTGCGGTTAAAATGCACCTTTTCCAGCAGCAACCCTATTAGCCAGCACCTGTCAGTGACGTGGAACTTCCAGCCTGAGGACCTGAGCTCTCATGAGCCA GTATTTTATTACCTGAAGGAGCCCTACAAGCTGTCTGCTGGGCGGTTTAAAGAACGAGTCACCTGGGATGGGAATATTGAGCGTAATGATGTTTCCATCGTTATCTGGAACTTGCAGCCCACTGACAACGGGACATTCACCTGCCAGGTGAAGAACCCACCAGATGTTGATGGCACAATTGGTGAAGTGCGACTCAGAGTTGTGCAGAAAG tgcatttctcagaaatccACTTCCTGGCGGTGGCCATTGGGTCTGCCTGTGTTCTGATGATCATTGTGGTGACAGTTGTGATTATCTGTCGACACCATCAGAAGAAAGCGCAAGAGAAGAGGATCAAGGTGGCAGACACTGAACT TAGAGAAAAGGAGAATCTGAAGattagagaagaaaaggaagccaGTCCACTGGAAGACTAG
- the CD3E gene encoding T-cell surface glycoprotein CD3 epsilon chain isoform X2, which yields MRLEQSLPLLGLLLCVVGTAAQEEFLVEISGTTVTITCPLTADSITWKLTGMTEVIHERKYVIENHDSSPTNVSCSTEGKKYEMYLNARVCTNCEELDALAVTGIITADLLITFGVLILVYYFSKDRKGRASAGAGSRPRGQKMQRPPPVPNPDYEPIRKGQREVYAGLESRGF from the exons ATGAGGTTGGAGCAGTCCTTGCCTCTCCTGGGACTCCTGCTGTGTGTGG TCGGCACCGCAGCTCAGGAGG AATTCCTGGTGGAGATTTCCGGAACCACGGTGACAATCACATGTCCCTTGACCGCAGACAGCATAACCTGGAAGTTAACAGGGATGACAGAAGTCATCCATGAGAGGAAGTACGTTATAGAGAATCACGACAGCTCTCCTACCAACGTGAGTTGTTCGACAGAGGGAAAGAAGTATGAAATGTACCTGAATGCCAGAG TGTGCACAAACTGTGAGGAGCTGGATGCCTTGGCTGTGACAGGGATCATCACTGCGGACCTTCTCATTACCTTTGGGGTGCTGATTCTGGTCTATTACTTCAGCAAAGACAGGAAGGGGAGAGCAAGCGCTGGCGCTGGCAGTCGGCCACGAG GTCAGAAGATGCAGCGTCCTCCCCCTGTTCCAAACCCGGACTATGAG CCCATCCGGAAAGGCCAGAGGGAAGTGTATGCAGGCCTGGAATCCAGGGGCTTCTGA
- the CD3D gene encoding T-cell surface glycoprotein CD3 delta chain isoform X1: MWRGKALVTWALLTSLATASWGIQEHKVILKEVSGKVFLQCVTDRQSHFVWLKDGKTIGNGTQLDLGAVYNDPRGVYTCQSENEKERGDLQVHYRMCQNCIEVDAPTISGIVVADVVATIFLAVAVYCITGQDKGRMSRASDRQNLIANEQLYQPLGERDDGQYSRLAPAKARK; encoded by the exons ATGTGGAGGGGAAAGGCCCTGGTCACTTGGGCGCTCCTCACCAGCCTGGCCACGGCCAGCTGGGGCATCCAAG aacataaAGTAATCCTGAAAGAAGTCAGTGGGAAGGTGTTCCTGCAATGCGTAACAGACAGGCAAAGTCACTTCGTATGGCTGAAAGATGGGAAAACGATAGGAAATGGAACACAACTGGACTTGGGTGCAGTTTACAACGATCCCAGAGGCGTCTATACATGTCAATCGGAAAACGAAAAGGAACGCGGTGACCTCCAGGTGCACTATCGAA TGTGCCAGAACTGCATCGAAGTGGACGCTCCCACCATCTCGGGGATCGTGGTCGCAGATGTTGTTGCCACCATCTTCCTGGCGGTTGCTGTGTATTGCATCACTGGCCAGGACAAGGGACGCATGTCACGAG cttCTGACAGGCAGAACCTGATTGCCAACGAGCAGCTCTACCAG cCCCTTGGCGAGCGGGACGATGGACAGTACAGCCGGCTGGCACCTGCCAAGGCCCGCAAGTGA